DNA sequence from the Alosa alosa isolate M-15738 ecotype Scorff River chromosome 2, AALO_Geno_1.1, whole genome shotgun sequence genome:
CCTGGCTCTCATATAAACTACAGAAACCTGCAGACAGGCCGCTGTTTGAAGTGGGTGCACAGAATGGAGAGATCAGAACTGTGCGTCAGGTGACTGATAAAGATGCTGTGAAACAGAAACTCACTGTTGTAGTGGAGGACAGCGGACAGCCCTCTCGCTCTGCTACAGTCAATGTGAACGTGGCAGTAGCGGACAACTTTCCTGAAATGCTCTCAGAATTCACAGACTTTACGCGCGACAAGGATCACAATGACAACTTGACTTTTTTCTTGGTCTTGGCCTTAGCTGTAGCGTCCTTCTTATTTGTTTCGTGTTTAGTCGTTATAATCTCAGTGAAGATCTACAGATGGAGACAATCTCACCTCTATCAGTCCAATCTACCAGTTATTCCATACTACCCACCTCATTACGCAGACGCTGGGGGCACAGGAACTCTGAAACATGTGTATAATTATGAAGTGTGTATGACAACTGACTCTCGGAACAGTGATGTCAAGTATCTCAGACCAGTCAGTCAAAATTTGCTCAGTGTTGATGGTGGTGGAACAGACACGCTGACTTCTGTACGAAGGGACAACGCACCGAGTGAATATTCAACTCTGGTGAGTCcagctttatctctctcccgTCTCTCAAACGTAtccatttattgtaggctattaACATTGTATACTATGTGTATGAATTATTTGTGCTTTACAAGCATTTATTCAACCATTGTTGTTTTCACAAACCAATGCACCAACTCGTTTACTACTTcgatgtatttattttttactattTCAACATGGCATATCTCCACGTTTACATCGTTTTAAATACAAAGGCGTGCAGTATCTCCTTGTAGACTCAAAGGGCCGCTGTTGAACTAGACTTTCCTTTTTCTGTATGAGGCGGAGACCTCCCGCAGTCGTTGACGAAACCGACATTGAAAGCATATTTTTCCTAACAATATTCTGGACTGCTTAGACATTTCTCTACCAGCGCAATCATATGTCTACATGATCCCGTCTTCACGTGGAAATACAGGACAATACTAAAAGAGTGCTTGAATTCACATAATGGATTATGAAATATTTGGTTTGCTAAGCAGGCCTTGGCGGATAGATCTGGTTGTGAAATGGCAAGTACTGCTGTTAATTATTTGTATAAACATATATGTCGTTTATAGTCAAGCAAGATATTCAATCCCAGAGGAACAGCCAGAGGGATCATTAGTGGGTAATATTGCAAAAGATTTCGGACTAGACATTGACAGACTCATTTCTGGTAAAGCTCGGATTGTCACAAAAGGGAGTCGTCAGTATGTTGATCTCGACAGAGACAAAGGCATTCTGGTTGTTAAAGAAAGAATTGACCGAGAGGAGCTTTGTAAACACATTACGCCATGTAGTTTCAGCTTTGAAATCATAATGGAAAACCCTATACAGCTACATCGTGTTACGGTCGAGGTTCGGGATATTAATGACAACGCGCCCTTGTTTCCTAAAAACAGGGTGGATCTGGAAATAAGCGAGCTTGCTGTGTTGGGAACTCGTTTTGGATTAGACAGTGCTGTAGATTTAGACGTAGGTGTCAATGCTATTCAAAACTATGTACTTAGACCGTCTGATCATTTTAAACTTCAAATTCAAAGCCAAGCGGACGGCAGAAAATATGTCGAAATGGTACTTCAAAAGCACCTAGACCGTGAAAGAAAAGAATCGCTAACTCTGATGCTCATTGCCAGTGATGGCGGAGAGCCTGAGAAATCTGGCACGGTGAGCATCCACATCACAGTATTAGATGGTAATGATAATGCTCCGATTTGTGAGCAAGCCGTGTATAAAGCGGAGGTACAAGAGAATTCGCCTAGTGGCACACTAATAACTGTTGTCCGTGCCTCTGATGCAGACCAGGGTGCAAATGGCGAGCTTACTTATTCTTTTGCGCAGACCAGTATAGAGGCTACAGAGCTTTTCCGAATAAATCCAGACACGGGGGAGATAACTTTGCAGGGAAATTTAGACTATGAGACTGAGACCAACTACCAACTAAATGTGAAGGCAAAAGACTTTGGTGGTCTTGCTGACACATGCAAAGTGGTCTTAGAAATAGTTGATGAGAACGACAACTCCCCTTCCATACAACTGATGTCCTTTTCAAACACCATACCAGAGAATGCACCCATTGGGACAACGATCGCTGTAATAAATGCAGAGGACGCAGACTCTGGCAAAAATGGCATAGTACACTGCGCCATAAACACAGACATTCCCTTCATAATCGAATCATCTTTAAGCGATTACTACACACTTGTTACAAACGGTCCGTTGGATAGAGAGACTATAGCTGAATATAATATTACCATTATGGTTTCCGACGAAGGAATACCCAAACGTCATGGCAATAAACCAGTAACAGTTAAAATATCGGATGTGAACGACAATCCTCCGTTGTTTGATCACAATGAATTAAGCGCATTTATTATTGAAAACAACAGCCCAGGTATATCAATAATCACAATTAAAGCTGCTGATTTAGACGCAGGTTTAAATGCAAGAGTTACATACTTTCTTAGCGATAAGGATATTGGTGGCATGCCTGCCAGCTCATTAGTTTCTGTAAACCCAGATAGTGGTGTGATTCAGGCTTTGCGCACATTTGATTACGAACAAATGAAAACGTTTCACTTTAACGTTACAGCCAGAGATGGAGGTTCACCGCCTTTGAGCACAGATGTAACTGTGATTGTACATATTCAAGATCAAAATGACAATGCGCCCCAGATACTTTATCCTGTCCAGACTAGTGGATCTGTAGTGGCCGAAATGGTGCCACGTTCAGCAGATGTTGGATATCTCGTGACCAAAGTAGTGGCTGTTGATGGGGACTCTGGACAGAATGCCTGGCTCTCATATAAACTACACAAACCTGCAGACAGGCCGCTGTTTGAAGTGGGCGCACAGAATGGAGAGATCAGAACTGTGCGCCAGGTGACTGATAAAGATGCTGTGAAACAGAAACTCACTGTTGTGGTGGAGGACAACGGACAGCCCTCGCGCTCAGCTACAGTCTATGTGAATGTGGCAGTAGCGGACAGCTTTCCTGAAATACTCTCAGAATTCACTGACTTTACGCATGACAAGTATTATAACGATAACTTGACCTTTTATTTAGTGTTGGCACTGGCTGTGGTATCCTTCCTCTTCATTGCATGTTTAGTTGCCATAATCTCAGTCCGGATCTACAGATGGAGACAGTCTAGATTTTTGTACCAGTCAAATTTGCCAGTTATTCCGTACTATCCTCCACATTATGCGGACCCTGGAGGTACTGGTACTTTGAAGCACGTATACAATTATGAGGTATGCATGACAACAGACTCCAGGAAGAGTGACGCAACATTGGCCAGACCCATTGGTCAAAACCTTTTAATAATGGATCAAAATTCTTCTGAGACATTACAACGTGCGATGAAAGAAAAACTTTTCCTAGATGACCCAGACTCCCCGGATCAGGTGAGTTGAGCATATTTCACTTATTAACCCGCCCACTGTTCCTGTTAGTCGTCTTATTTGAAGTTTTCAATTCCCTGCAAACTCACACAAACCACTTGTAATGTGATGTGTATTGTAAGTCTTAAGATATAGCAGCGTCTCTTGGAGTCACGAATggaattttttatttgttttcatgtATTTATTTGGAATAAGGATAGCCTACCTACATATCTGCTTGTAACCCATATTCGACCCTGTCAAACAATGTCCCTGTTACACTTACTGAACTCTAAGTGCCGCTGTTGGCTAACCTAAATTGACTTCAGTCTCTGATCAAATCTGCGCCACCTCCCATATCTTTGCCGCTCCTCCATCTTTAGTCTGTACAGCCATCTCTCTGAGATGTCCTTTCGGAAGCAAACGCAGTCTGTAGCCGAAATATTACGAGAATAATCGACTTGTTTTCTGCCTAACCTTTTTTGTAACTGAAGAAATCGCGTTGGATATACATAGTTTCATTTTCCTCCTTTATGTGGAGTAGCAGGACAGTGGTGATGACGTCAGACGAATGGAAATATGTTGTCGGGAGTAACATGCCGAAGAAGGCCTTTGTTATCTTTCTCCTACTTGGTGAGGCTCTCGGACAAATTAGATATTCAATTCCTGAAGAAATGAGAAAAGGGTCCTTGGTTGGTAATATAGCCCAGGATCTAGGACTTGACCCAGTACGCATGAAGACAGGTGGAGCTCGTATTGTAAGTGATGAAAATGGCAATTTCATAGACTTAAATTTGGACAAAGGCACGCTGGTCATAAAAGATAGGATAGACAGAGAGCAGCTATGCGGACAGACATCTCCCTGTAGTTTGAGttttgaattgatattattgaatCCGATGCATTTGCACAGTATAGTTGTTGAAATATTGGACGTTAACGACAACGCACCCGTATTTAAAGAGGATGAAATACAGTTGGAAATTCTTGAATCAGCATTGCCAGGTACTAGAATACTGCAAGAAAGTGCCACCGATGCTGATGTGGGAGTTAATGCACTACAGGGCTACACGTTGTTTCCCACAGATAACTTCAATATAAAAACAAAGACGAGTCCGAGTGGAAGCAAATATGTAGAGGTGTATCTGCATGTCCCTCTagacagagaaaaggaagaCACATTAACTCTTACGCTGACTGCACTCGATGGTGGTAATCCGCAAAAATCGGGCTCGGTGAAAATATCCATAGTAGTGTTAGATACCAATGACAATGTACCTGTTTTCACGCAGCTTATCTACAAAGCGGAAGTAGTTGAAAACGCTGCCCGCGGTAGTATGGTAACGGAAATAAGTGCCACCGATGCAGATCAAGGATCTTATGGTCAAGTAACCTACCATTTCTCGCGTCTATTAGACGAGAAAAGTGAACCATTCGCCATAGATGAACATACAGGTATGATCACTGTCGCGGGAGATATAGATTATGAAAAGAATCGAAATTACGAATTAACAGTCCAGGCTAAGGACCAAGGTGGACACATGGATTCGACCAAAGTGATTATTGATGTTATTGACGTCAATGATAATGCACCAGTGATAGCTCTGACATCATTTTCGAGTCCCATCTCAGAAGACTCCCCCAGTGGCACTACTGTAGCGATTATTAATGTCAAAGATGTGGACTCCGGTAATAATGGTAAAGTTGAGTGCTCCATAAACAAAAATATTCCATTCATTATTCAGTCATCGCTGAAAAACTATTACACAGTACTTACAGATGGAAAGTTAGACCGTGAGAAAAACTCTGAATACAATATTACTTTCACCGCTATAGATAAGGGAGAACCACATCTGTCTGTGAACAAAACAGTCAATATCAAGGTGTCAGACATAAACGACAATGCACCTGTTTTTGAACAGTCATCATACTCTGCCAGCATTAGGGAAAACAATCCCCCTGGAATATCGTTTTACTCTGTTTCAGCGCATGATATGGATTCGAATCAGAATGCGCGTACATCCTACTTCCTGATAGAGTCGGAGTTCAGTGGCAATCCAGTTTCATCGTATATATCTATTAATGCAGACAGTGGTGCACTCCACGCTGTCCGTGCGTTTGATTATGAGCAAACAAAAGTCTTAGAAGTGCACATCAAAGCCCAGGATGGTGGCTCCCCACCTTTAAGCAGTAATGCAACAGTTAGAGTAGTAATATTGGACGAAAATGACAATGCGCCACAGATCCTttatccagtccagtccagtggctCTGTGGTGGCTGAGATTGTGCCTCGTTCAGCAGATGTTGGATATCTGGTCAGTAAAGTGGTGGCTGTTGATGTGGACTCTGGACAGAATGCCTGGCTCTCATATAAACTACACAAACCAACAGATAGGCCGCTGTTTGAAGTGGGGGCTCAGAATGGAGAAATAAGAACCATTCGCCAAGTGACTGATAAAGATGCTGTGAAACAGAAACTCACTGTTGTAGTGGAGGACAACGGACAGCCCTCTCGCTCAGCTACAGTCAATGTGAACGTGGCTTTGGCGGACAGCTTTCCTGAAATACTCTCAGAGTTCACAGATTTTACGCACGACAAGGACTACAATGATAATCTGACTTTTTATTTAGTTTTGGCCTTAGCTGTGGTGTCCATCCTCTTCATTTCTTCTTTAGTTGTTATAATTTCAGTGAAGATCTACAGATGGAGACAATCACGTGTCCTCTTTCAGTCAAATCTACCAGTTATTCCATACTATCCACCTCATTACGCAGACACCACAGGAACAGGAACTCTAAAGCATGTGTACAATTACGAGGTGTGCATGACGACAGACTCCAGGAAGAGTGACATTAAGTATCTCAGACCGGTCAGTCAAAGTTTGCTCAGTGTTGATTGTGATGGAACAGACACATTGACCTCTGCACAAAAGGATGGATACTCTACTTTGGTGAGTCTTCActcgtttttattttattttagagtTTTCCCTCTGATATGCTGTATTTAAGGGAATTTAGTGTTTAGtattttagtttattttagTTGCCGTGTATTACTATATGTGTGGTGTCCTGAGAAGAGTATACAACCACAAGTATTTTGTCATCATGGCATATGTCAGATGTCATCATGTGTACATGGTGTCATTTCACACGCTTCATGTAGCTGCTGGTGTTATTAGAATTGTGTTTGATGGAGACTATGAATGTTCTCTTGAACATTGTCTTACTCGATCGTTCTGTATCAGTCCTCCCAATGTAGTGACAGTCCAGGCAAAGACCATGTGTAAAAGCCTTACACATTCACTGAACTTAGATACACATACATGTCAAGGATAACATTACTTTCATTAGTAGGCTTTGTGGTTTCCCTGGAATTTAACTGATGAGCTAAGTGTTATGTATGTCCTGTCTAATCAGTTGAGTTTCTGAGACCATCTCAGAGTGTGTTAATGGTAGATCCGAGTTGCATGGACACAATGCAGGGTGCAGCGAGGAAGAAACACGTTTTAGATGATGCAGAATCGCCAGGACGGGTAAGGTATTTGATATTGGTATGCAAGTAACACTGAACACTGAAATGCATAGGCAAGACACAAGAATGCAATTGTTTGCGCCTTGTGCATAATGACATCACATATTTAGCACAGGAAATATTTCATAACATTAACCTATTAGGTTGACGTTCAGCACTAAATTATGGACAGCGACTAACGTCTTGGTTCTGCTTCTGTTAATGACAGTAATgacttgttaaaaaaaaatgttgtgggTACTTCTTTGTTTTATATTTACTGGTAGTGGTGCACTCTGTTCGATTTATCTTGACATGGACATTTTGGGCTGTTAATTGAGACTAGGCTATTTGTCCTGACAGTGACAAATATGTTTCATCACTATAAACTTGATGTCTAGTTTTGTATTTAAGCctacttgtattttttttttttttttttttacttcagcACCTTTAAAACTAGACAGCGCCGACATGTTTTATTTGTCCTAATACTAATACTGATTAAGATTACATCTTAAAATATAGATTTGTTTGTAGATCATCGTTTGATGTCCAGTCGACATTAATTTTGATAGTATTAGTATACAAGTATattatggtaggctattttacTGTATGTCATACAGTGATTCCGACTCTGAGGGCCGCTGTTGATCAACGAAAAACGACTCAATTGAATGTATAGGACCTCCTCCTTACATGCTGTCAGAGGCAaagaagggaggagagtgaGACTGAAGAGAAAAGAGCCAGGAAGATAGCGACACAAACTGACTTTAAAGCCCGTCGTTTATTTATGATTGTTAAAACAGTTGTACACCTTCAGATGTTCTACGCGATGTACATTTTGACCGAGTACTTGATACCTGTATTGTTCTAGTTTAGTGTTAGGAAGAACAACCACAGACAATGAGATCGGCTAAAACAACACAGCGAAGAGCAGAATGGATGATGGTGGCATTTGCGATTGTTTGTGTAAGAACTGTCTATGCACAGATGCGGTACTCCGTTCCGGAGGAGATGAGGAAAGGCTCGCTTATTGGGAATATCGCGAATGATCTCGGATTGGATGCAAAAAGACTGCGGTCAGGAAGAGCTCGTATCGTCAAAGGAGACAGCCTCCAGTACGCTGAGCTGAATTCAGACAAAGGGGTTTTGGTTGTCAGCGAAAGGATAGACCGCGAGGACCTCTGTGGCGATACTACTCCATGCAGTTTCACCTTTGAAATTATCCTCGACAATCCTATGGAATTACATCACGTCACTGTTGAAATATTAGATGTAAACGACCATGCTCCAACTTTTCAGAAAGATAAAATTAATCTTGAGATCAGTGAATCGGCCATGCCAGGAGCGCGCTTTTTGCTGGGCAGCGCAGAGGACCTTGATGTCGGGGTAAACGCACTGCAAAATTACATTCTGACTGAAAACGATAACTTTGTTCTTAAAGAGCATGCACGCCCGGATGGGATCAAATATGCTGAGATGGTGCTACAGATGCCATTAGACAGAGAGTTGCGCCCGCAGCTGTCTTTAACCCTCACAGCTGTGGATGGAGGAGACCCCCCAAGGTCCGGCACTATTAATATTGAAGTGACTGTACTAGACGCTAATGATAATGCACCTGCATTTAACCAGTCTGTGTATACTGCATCAGTAGTCGAAAATGCACAGAGGGGCACTTATATAACCACGGTTAATGCAAGTGATGCAGATAGCGGTGCATATGGATTGATTAATTACAGCTTTGCCAACCTTAAAGGCAATGTTGCTACGATTTTTTCAATCGATGAGGACACAGGTGTGATTTCTGTTATAGGAGGTCTCGACTTCGAAAAGGTCAGGAAATATGAAATTGGAATCGAAGCGAAAGACCAAGGTGGTTTAGGCGACTCCAGCAAAGTGATAGTTGAGGTGATTGATGTAAATGACAATGCTCCCACTATAAATGTCATGTCTTTTTCATCACCTGTGTCAGAAGATTCACCCCTTGGCACATCAATTGCAATACTCAACGTCAAAGATATTGATTCGGCGGAAAATGGAAACGTGGAGTTAAAAGTAGATCAAAGTATTGCTTTTAAACTGAAGTCATCTTTAAGGAATTATTATACATTAGTAACCGACGCGCTTTTAGATCGCGAGCGTGTGTCAGAGTACAGTATCACAGTCACGGCCACAGACGCAGGCTCTCCTCCACTTTCCAGCCAAAAAACATTAACCCTTAAAGTGTCTGACGTTAACGACAACGCTCCCGAGTTTTCCCGGAGTACATACGAAGCTTTTGTTTTAGAAAATAACCCTCCAGGCGCGTCCATTTTTACAGTTAGCGCTCGAGACAATGACTGGAGCCAAAACGCACGGATATCTTATCTTTTAGATGAAAGTGCATGGGGCGGAAACCCCGTAACTTCATATATGTCCATAAATGCTGAGAGTGGAGTTGTACATGCAGTTCGGTCTTTCGACTATGAACAGATGAAAAAAATAAAGGTTTGTGTCAAAGCCCAGGATGGGGGGTCCCCTCCTCTTAGCAGCAACGTGACACTGAACATTATTATCCAGGATCAGAATGATAACGCACCTCAAATACTCTACCCAGTACAAACAGGAAGCTCTGGTGTGGCTGAAATTGTGCCTCGTTCAGCAGATGTTGGCTATCTTGTCAGCAAAGTAGTGGCTGTTGATGGGGACTCTGGGCAGAATGCCTGGCTCTCATATAAGCTGCATAAAGCTGGAGACAGGCCACTGTTTGAAGTGGGCGCACAGAATGGAGAGATCCGAACTGTGCGCCAGG
Encoded proteins:
- the LOC125286898 gene encoding protocadherin beta-3-like isoform X4; protein product: MRSAKTTQRRAEWMMVAFAIVCVRTVYAQMRYSVPEEMRKGSLIGNIANDLGLDAKRLRSGRARIVKGDSLQYAELNSDKGVLVVSERIDREDLCGDTTPCSFTFEIILDNPMELHHVTVEILDVNDHAPTFQKDKINLEISESAMPGARFLLGSAEDLDVGVNALQNYILTENDNFVLKEHARPDGIKYAEMVLQMPLDRELRPQLSLTLTAVDGGDPPRSGTINIEVTVLDANDNAPAFNQSVYTASVVENAQRGTYITTVNASDADSGAYGLINYSFANLKGNVATIFSIDEDTGVISVIGGLDFEKVRKYEIGIEAKDQGGLGDSSKVIVEVIDVNDNAPTINVMSFSSPVSEDSPLGTSIAILNVKDIDSAENGNVELKVDQSIAFKLKSSLRNYYTLVTDALLDRERVSEYSITVTATDAGSPPLSSQKTLTLKVSDVNDNAPEFSRSTYEAFVLENNPPGASIFTVSARDNDWSQNARISYLLDESAWGGNPVTSYMSINAESGVVHAVRSFDYEQMKKIKVCVKAQDGGSPPLSSNVTLNIIIQDQNDNAPQILYPVQTGSSGVAEIVPRSADVGYLVSKVVAVDGDSGQNAWLSYKLHKAGDRPLFEVGAQNGEIRTVRQVTDKDAVKQKLTVVVEDNGQPSRSATVNVNVAVADSFPEVLSEFTDFTHDKDYNDNLTFFLVLALAVVSFLFISCVVVIISVKIYRWRQSRLYHSNLPVIPYYPPHYADASRTGTLQHVYNYEVCMTNDSRNSDLKCIRPVSQSLVSIDASGRDTLRLAQKAGFLTDSPEEHVYNYEVCGTTDSRMSDVKRIRPYSQNTLVSLSRPGTVQREKMQQQDTDFSTEQKPPNNDWRLPPNQRPGPSGQHRFHTIQQRWTPYEKSRAGPLPEGAGVVAGTGPWPQPPTEAEQLQALMAGANAVNEATATLGPRYNAQYVPDYRQNVYIPGSTATLTANPQQQQQPQQALPPPAAMPPVDVPKAAQTPASKKKSTKKDKK
- the LOC125286898 gene encoding protocadherin beta-3-like isoform X44, with the translated sequence MRSAKTTQRRAEWMMVAFAIVCVRTVYAQMRYSVPEEMRKGSLIGNIANDLGLDAKRLRSGRARIVKGDSLQYAELNSDKGVLVVSERIDREDLCGDTTPCSFTFEIILDNPMELHHVTVEILDVNDHAPTFQKDKINLEISESAMPGARFLLGSAEDLDVGVNALQNYILTENDNFVLKEHARPDGIKYAEMVLQMPLDRELRPQLSLTLTAVDGGDPPRSGTINIEVTVLDANDNAPAFNQSVYTASVVENAQRGTYITTVNASDADSGAYGLINYSFANLKGNVATIFSIDEDTGVISVIGGLDFEKVRKYEIGIEAKDQGGLGDSSKVIVEVIDVNDNAPTINVMSFSSPVSEDSPLGTSIAILNVKDIDSAENGNVELKVDQSIAFKLKSSLRNYYTLVTDALLDRERVSEYSITVTATDAGSPPLSSQKTLTLKVSDVNDNAPEFSRSTYEAFVLENNPPGASIFTVSARDNDWSQNARISYLLDESAWGGNPVTSYMSINAESGVVHAVRSFDYEQMKKIKVCVKAQDGGSPPLSSNVTLNIIIQDQNDNAPQILYPVQTGSSGVAEIVPRSADVGYLVSKVVAVDGDSGQNAWLSYKLHKAGDRPLFEVGAQNGEIRTVRQVTDKDAVKQKLTVVVEDNGQPSRSATVNVNVAVADSFPEVLSEFTDFTHDKDYNDNLTFFLVLALAVVSFLFISCVVVIISVKIYRWRQSRLYHSNLPVIPYYPPHYADASRTGTLQHVYNYEVCMTNDSRNSDLKCIRPVSQSLVSIDASGRDTLRLAQKAGFLTDSPEEQKPPNNDWRLPPNQRPGPSGAGPLPEGAGVVAGTGPWPQPPTEAEQLQALMAGANAVNEATATLGPRYNAQYVPDYRQNVYIPGSTATLTANPQQQQQPQQALPPPAAMPPVDVPKAAQTPASKKKSTKKDKK
- the LOC125286898 gene encoding protocadherin beta-3-like isoform X25, which translates into the protein MRSAKTTQRRAEWMMVAFAIVCVRTVYAQMRYSVPEEMRKGSLIGNIANDLGLDAKRLRSGRARIVKGDSLQYAELNSDKGVLVVSERIDREDLCGDTTPCSFTFEIILDNPMELHHVTVEILDVNDHAPTFQKDKINLEISESAMPGARFLLGSAEDLDVGVNALQNYILTENDNFVLKEHARPDGIKYAEMVLQMPLDRELRPQLSLTLTAVDGGDPPRSGTINIEVTVLDANDNAPAFNQSVYTASVVENAQRGTYITTVNASDADSGAYGLINYSFANLKGNVATIFSIDEDTGVISVIGGLDFEKVRKYEIGIEAKDQGGLGDSSKVIVEVIDVNDNAPTINVMSFSSPVSEDSPLGTSIAILNVKDIDSAENGNVELKVDQSIAFKLKSSLRNYYTLVTDALLDRERVSEYSITVTATDAGSPPLSSQKTLTLKVSDVNDNAPEFSRSTYEAFVLENNPPGASIFTVSARDNDWSQNARISYLLDESAWGGNPVTSYMSINAESGVVHAVRSFDYEQMKKIKVCVKAQDGGSPPLSSNVTLNIIIQDQNDNAPQILYPVQTGSSGVAEIVPRSADVGYLVSKVVAVDGDSGQNAWLSYKLHKAGDRPLFEVGAQNGEIRTVRQVTDKDAVKQKLTVVVEDNGQPSRSATVNVNVAVADSFPEVLSEFTDFTHDKDYNDNLTFFLVLALAVVSFLFISCVVVIISVKIYRWRQSRLYHSNLPVIPYYPPHYADASRTGTLQHVYNYEVCMTNDSRNSDLKCIRPVSQSLVSIDASGRDTLRLAQKAGFLTDSPEEQKPPNNDWRLPPNQRPGPSGQHRFHTIQQRWTPYEKSRAGPLPEGAGVVAGTGPWPQPPTEAEQLQALMAGANAVNEATATLGPRYNAQYVPDYRQNVYIPGSTATLTANPQQQQQPQQALPPPAAMPPVDVPKAAQTPASKKKSTKKDKK